A window of Variovorax paradoxus genomic DNA:
AGCACCCGCCCTCCTGCAGCCGCAGGTCGCGCAGCGCACGGCCCCATTGCACGGATTCGGCCGGCAGCGAATTCAGCAGGATGTCGCGCAGCGCCGTGCGGTCGATCTCGGGGCGGTTGCCGGCGGAGGCGTCGGGTTCCTCGAAGAGCACGCGGGCGGACTTGTCCAGCAGGCGCGAGCCTTGGTCTTCATAGCGCGCTGCGCGTCGAAAGGCCTCGCCCAGGCCAGCCCGCTCGATGGCGAGCAGGCCCGAGTCTTCGTGAAGATCCAGCGTGCCGCCTTGCGGGCGCGAGTGCGGGTCTTCCTCGCGCTCGAACACGGTGGCCTGGATGCCTGAGAGGTGAAGGATGCGCGCCAGCGTGAGGCCGCCGGGACCGCCGCCGACGATGGCGATGCGTGGATGCTTGTTCATTCGGTGGACTCCATAAAAGGATAGGTTCCTATTCATATTAACATAGGCTCCTATGAAAGTAGAATGACGGCATGGCAGACATCCCCGAACCCAACCCCCTGAAGCTTCTGGGCCGCGTGGCCCGCGGATTCACGCGCATCGTCGACGGCGGGCTGCGCGAGCTGGGCCTGGCGGCCGGTCAATTGCCGGTGCTGGTGTCGCTGAAGAAGAGCAAGGCGCTGTCGCAGGCCGAGCTCGCGCGCATCGCGCAGGTCGAGCAGCCCAGCATGGCGCAGTTGCTCGCGCGCATGGAGCGCGACGGGCTGGTCGAGCGCGTGGACGACCCGCAGGACAAGCGCAGCCGCCTGATTTCGCTCACGCCGCTGGCAGCCAAGCGCCTGCCGAAGGCCAAGCTGCTGATGGATGCGCACGTCGAGCAGGCGCTCACCGGCTTTTCTCCGGAAGAGATCGAGCAGCTGACCGCGCTGCTGCTGCGGGTCGATGCGAACGTCGAGCGCATGGGCGGCGGCTGAGGAACCGCGAGCCGCGTGAAGGCTACCGGCCCGCGTTGACGGCCGCGTTCTTCTGGTCCGCGTCCGTCAGCGTGCGCAGGAACGCCGCCACGTCGCGAATCTCCGCTTCCGTCAGCGACGGCTTGTCGCCGGGCTTCTGGCCGAAGGGCGCCTCGTTGTTGATGTTGGCGTGGTACTGCGCCGGCAGGTCGTCGAACTTCCGCACCACGCCATTGGCCGCGCGGCCATACCAGCGCTGCGGCGCGGTGTCGCGCTGCGCATAGAAGCGGATGGCTTCTTCCAGCGAATGGATCACCCCGTTGTGGAAGAAGCTCTGCCGCACCGCCACGTTGCGCAGCGACGGTGTGCGGAACAGGCCGCAGTACTCGCTGCGATCCTTCAGGTCGGTGCGGTAGGGG
This region includes:
- a CDS encoding MarR family winged helix-turn-helix transcriptional regulator, yielding MADIPEPNPLKLLGRVARGFTRIVDGGLRELGLAAGQLPVLVSLKKSKALSQAELARIAQVEQPSMAQLLARMERDGLVERVDDPQDKRSRLISLTPLAAKRLPKAKLLMDAHVEQALTGFSPEEIEQLTALLLRVDANVERMGGG